A single region of the Lycium barbarum isolate Lr01 chromosome 2, ASM1917538v2, whole genome shotgun sequence genome encodes:
- the LOC132628011 gene encoding uncharacterized protein LOC132628011: protein MSGKSDFAQKLLHDLRLRKERVAAAQNTTYSYSTPRDARANPGQIHRGSRQMKTLESVNSKVGSTSNRSFRVEESSAQIVPYATARVQNSENLGDLSMALAFAIENGGKFTKINSSSKNPVLTFLHQFGQRSMDISKTERRTYHLPNNSQFPSVSHVHINEVSKGIQKLNQILRACSNGINFDRNSIQVGQELLKGAMDLEESLRMLVNLQEASDRMIKPQSKNRITLLDEEEEDDSINVKIVDQKQLERPRFSFDKPSKNSSYITKETTKNDIKQRLMALTYPDEAPKLHEKQPPLNTKKLVSHKRSASCAPDFKNLDQKNQSSGTKSGGSEKGRISNVIAKLMGLDELPQKEDNNAARKGSDPKRKQGPVLKRSAVPISTREIENRPSCSVDKNMISNMLPVQDPKYVVNAENVRASPSTSNHMVSSGRVQQQEERSIAVPSGLPMTNSMMDKQHSKIIQVNQEVPGHQVNFQQKQKEQNQTSFKGKITKTIEIKETISQLKKPQTSRAPPIDIVLQEKKETDRFPLSNEKKALHKDEVHHMQKLKKSEGQDEKRQAGNKEQLPSNKTLEARTHKANQVETITSPKARNGAASSKKKQSSRNQSLLGTKNSTKSKNGARSKDFTNGIKQVALAKHRNSSTSAVIMQSSENKNADHNALPKEVSSRSEKLNSINQSSKQEKPIDLPSKYRKGCHTEIHITETSPKIDELSATLQEMKLQKDDKSCSQLTESQTREEKADKIGSNEPDVSTEILNLRTELHGKIENSTSCNTTMEKERNNLIGSATAISNENHQEKMLQEVEISTDQKLGEDIPKISQAMDQFNGIHQEDSNDSKLFNDEQNKSFPAKSTEKRGKGISKVVRNDHETTLPLVAQEPLTEPEKQFKESVIKNQLFLNTAEAIFKLNIPISILHTSDQNNQGEDVKLMLDCGYEIMKRKAIRQELNVHPYATISIGYTKTSSLDDLIKKLCRDFDTLKSYGGNGNMSDECDAADYLHNMICKDMQNGNPDVNSMWDSGWSTEQIMFGFFEKDDVIKDMEKHLLNGLIDEITMDLLRISISV, encoded by the exons ATGTCAGGCAAGTCGGATTTCGCGCAGAAGCTGCTGCATGATCTTAGGCTTCGTAAGGAACGAGTGGCGGCTGCTCAAAATACGACCTATTCATACTCTACACCCAGAG ATGCTCGTGCTAATCCAGGACAAATTCACAGAGGATCTCGACAGATGAAAACTCTAGAATCC GTTAATTCAAAAGTAGGTAGCACCAGCAACCGATCATTTCGTGTTGAAGAATCTTCAGCACAGATTGTTCCCTATGCTACTGCGAGAGTCCAAAACTCTGAAAATCTCGGAGATCTTTCCATGGCCCTCGCATTTGCTATTGAAAACGGAGgaaagtttactaaaataaactCGTCGAGTAAAAATCCTGTGCTAACATTTCTCCATCAATTCGGTCAGAGATCAATGGACATAAGTAAGACGGAAAGGAGAACATATCATCTTCCGAATAATAGTCAGTTCCCTTCCGTCTCTCATGTTCACATCAATGAAGTATCGAAAGGGATACAAAAACTAAACCAGATTCTAAGAGCCTGTTCCAATGGCATAAATTTCGATAGAAACTCAATTCAAGTCGGGCAAGAACTGTTGAAAGGAGCTATGGATTTGGAAGAGTCCTTGAGGATGCTCGTAAACCTCCAAGAAGCTTCGGATCGTATGATCAAACCTCAAAGCAAAAATCGGATTACATTACTGGATGAGGAGGAGGAAGATGACAGCATTAATGTCAAGATAGTTGATCAGAAGCAATTAGAGCGGCCAAGATTTTCATTCGATAAGCCCTCTAAAAACTCATCATATATCACCAAAGAGACAACAAAAAATGACATCAAACAGCGGCTCATGGCCTTGACATACCCTGATGAAGCTCCTAAACTGCACGAAAAGCAACCTCCTCTCAACACTAAGAAATTGGTATCCCATAAAAGGTCAGCTAGTTGCGCCCCAGACTTCAAAAATCTGGACCAGAAGAACCAGTCAAGTGGAACGAAAAGTGGAGGATCAGAGAAAGGAAGAATTTCGAATGTCATTGCAAAACTAATGGGACTCGATGAACTCCCGCAAAAGGAAGATAACAATGCAGCTAGGAAAGGGTCAGATCCCAAAAGGAAGCAAGGGCCAGTACTAAAGAGAAGTGCAGTTCCTATTAGCACTCGGGAGATTGAGAATAGGCCATCTTGTAGTGTTGacaaaaacatgataagtaataTGCTACCAGTTCAGGATCCAAAATACGTGGTTAACGCTGAAAATGTTCGTGCATCTCCGAGCACGAGCAATCACATGGTTTCTTCTGGTAGAGTTCAGCAACAGGAAGAGCGGAGTATAGCGGTGCCCTCAGGCTTGCCAATGACCAACAGCATGATGGATAagcaacatagtaaaatcatccAAGTAAATCAAGAAGTACCAGGACATCAAGTTAACTTCCAGCAGAAACAGAAAGAACAAAATCAGACAAGTTTCAAGGGGAAAATCACAAAAACAATCGAAATCAAGGAGACTATCTCACAGCTAAAAAAGCCACAAACATCTAGGGCGCCTCCAATCGATATTGTGTTACAAGAAAAGAAAGAGACAGACAGATTTCCTTTGAGCAATGAAAAGAAGGCCTTACATAAAGATGAAGTGCATCACATGCAGAAGCTTAAAAAATCCGAGGGACAAGATGAGAAGCGTCAAGCAGGTAACAAAGAGCAGTTGCCCTCGAACAAAACTTTGGAAGCAAGAACACACAAAGCAAATCAAGTGGAAACCATAACTTCACCAAAAGCAAGGAATGGCGCAGCAAGTTCAAAGAAGAAGCAGTCATCTCGGAATCAATCCTTACTTGGTACGAAAAATTCTACCAAGTCCAAAAATGGAGCACGTTCAAAAGATTTTACGAATGGAATAAAGCAAGTAGCTCTTGCCAAGCATCGGAACTCTTCTACCTCTGCAGTGATCATGCAAAGCAGCGAGAACAAAAATGCTGATCATAATGCATTGCCAAAGGAAGTATCGTCCAGATCAGAGAAGCTAAACAGTATCAATCAGTCATCCAAGCAAGAGAAGCCAATCGATCTGCCATCTAAGTATAGGAAGGGATGTCATACCGAAATTCATATTACTGAGACCTCTCCAAAAATAGACGAGCTATCCGCAACATTGCAAGAAATGAAGCTGCAAAAGGATGACAAAAGCTGCTCACAGTTAACTGAAAGCCAGACAAGAGAAGAAAAAGCGGACAAAATAGGATCTAATGAGCCAGATGTGAGCACGGAGATACTCAATTTGCGAACAGAGCTACATGGTAAAATAGAAAACAGTACCTCCTGCAACACAACTATGGAAAAGGAACGCAACAACCTGATAGGTTCAGCAACTGCAATTTCAAATGAAAAT CATCAAGAAAAAATGTTGCAAGAAGTTGAAATATCCACAGACCAGAAACTCGGAGAAGATATACCAAAGATATCACAAGCTATGGACCAATTTAATG GGATTCATCAAGAAGACTCAAACGACAGTAAGCTTTTCAATGATGAACAAAATAAAAGTTTTCCTGCCAAATCTACAG AAAAAAGAGGCAAGGGAATTTCCAAGGTTGTTAGAAATGATCACGAAACAACTCTACCATTAGTGGCACAAGAACCATTGACAGAACCTGAAAAGCAATTCAAGGAATCAGTAATCAAAAATCAACTATTTCTAAACACAGCAGAAGCAATTTTCAAGCTCAATATACCGATCAGCATTCTCCACACCAGTGATCAAAATAACCAAGGGGAAGACGTTAAACTTATGCTAGACTGCGGCTATGAGATAATGAAAAGGAAAGCGATAAGACAGGAGCTAAATGTTCATCCTTATGCCACAATATCCATCGGATATACAAAGACAAGTTCATTGGACGATCTTATCAAGAAACTCTGCAGAGATTTCGACACATTGAAGTCCTATGGTGGAAATGGAAATATGAGTGATGAATGTGATGCAGCAGACTACTTGCATAACATGATCTGTAAAGATATGCAGAACGGGAATCCAGATGTGAACTCCATGTGGGATTCTGGCTGGAGTACTGAACAAATAATGTTTGGCTTCTTCGAAAAAGATGATGTTATAAAGGATATGGAGAAGCATTTGCTCAATGGACTCATCGATGAGATCACGATGGATTTATTACGAATATCCATTTCAGTTTGA